In a genomic window of Phacochoerus africanus isolate WHEZ1 chromosome 6, ROS_Pafr_v1, whole genome shotgun sequence:
- the TCHHL1 gene encoding trichohyalin-like protein 1 isoform X2 has protein sequence MPRLLRDVLCVIETFHKYARGNGDEAVLTCRELKQLIQGEFGENLQPPVIHAIDRDLNLQDIDSNDTISFDEFVLAIFSLLNFCYLDIRSSLNSEPRQVSTLGEKPDDMDLQVTSVTGQQKEGPSPTQKKVVIPSVMASSPQLGPKEGGAVEYNRVDPQGDTTTHKLPVKASEHSDPKDQHLEGGEQSQEVAQDVLSRGNSGAQLETKKPTGSAQISSLIKREGQDKEILREGDKPVREQSDTKTREEFIEQEGKLETQNYPLEETRERPSKDQEVAGEKGGKDHSETQELPLQRKDEPRSDYVDLSEQAAAQKPFQTQKSAEPEDDSRTSETQEPPVQEKEYEKKDMPVQGYSRNVSETPTVRAERKELRGPEVHQTAGQKESERRTQSPVLNGQTEDGKYWELQESSSKEKNAEEDSKTQELSSEGGDKKHSEIEGAISPEEEARHAEESTVEGLESSKNASATEGIPGARERTQELTPLGKQSGEKNKRVAKTHYKPVKENDCYQGEDPEPKVTQNGEGSSETPSSLTPESGESSLETSDLPVQGDSQSQKDPPGASEQGSHNNNPDTQKQVALGEKNRFQEAVVLAVREDEQLTQEQVWPVGEEHKSQGSGTKGPGPAVEPGGHPDNNEKALETEFPDALSAGFADQLPVRQLSSEKDSRKEPKVQGSSTEEEEDGAPEALVKNLDEYSSVSPKEPAMLEGNECPQELLLAKNMHDSSVPKSGLKERMQRDQELYSVERVAVHSSALYKYLQEKILQQIDITQKEHRDQAQTTSVSSPELRNDQISAFLTNEISDCPAFFIGSQALQQCTRELLLDEDPADAQLTAAPQALEDKQGHPQREELEPQREISTPTQ, from the exons ATGCCTCGGCTCCTGAGAGATGTGCTCTGTGTCATCGAGACCTTCCACAAGTATGCCAGGGGGAATGGTGATGAGGCAGTTCTGACCTGCAGAGAGTTGAAACAGCTTATCCAGGGCGAGTTTGGGGAAAATCTTCAG CCTCCTGTCATCCATGCTATAGACAGAGACTTGAATCTTCAGGATATCGACAGCAATGACACCATCAGTTTTGATGAATTTGTTCTTGCAATCTTCAGTCTGTTGAACTTCTGTTATCTTGACATACGATCATCACTAAACTCAGAACCAAGACAAGTGTCTACACTAGGGGAGAAGCCAGATGATATGGATCTTCAAGTAACCAGTGTAACTGGCCAGCAGAAAGAGGGACCTTCACCAACTCAAAAAAAAGTTGTGATTCCTTCAGTAATGGCATCATCACCTCAGCTTGGCCCTAAAGAAGGGGGAGCAGTTGAATATAATAGGGTGGACCCACAGGGAGATACTACAACTCACAAACTGCCAGTAAAAGCATCTGAGCACAGTGACCCAAAGGACCAACACCTGGAAGGAGGTGAACAGAGCCAGGAAGTGGCCCAAGATGTACTGTCAAGAGGAAACAGTGGGGCCCAACTTGAGACAAAGAAGCCAACAGGATCAGCACAGATCAGCAGTCTCATAAAGCGGGAGGGGCAGGATAAAGAGATTCTCAGGGAGGGAGATAAGCCAGTCAGGGAGCAAAGTGACACTAAGACAAGAGAAGAGTTCATAGAACAGGAAGGGAAGTTGGAAACCCAAAATTATCCACTGGAAGAAACAAGAGAGAGGCCATCTAAAGATCAGGAAGTCGCAGGAGAGAAGGGTGGTAAGGACCACTCTGAAACACAAGAACTGCCACTGCAAAGAAAAGATGAGCCCCGTTCAGACTATGTTGACCTGTCAGAACAAGCTGCTGCCCAGAAACCATTTCAGACACAGAAATC AGCTGAACCTGAGGATGATAGTAGAACATCTGAGACCCAAGAACCACcagtacaagaaaaagaatatgaaaaaaaggacaTGCCAGTCCAAGGTTACAGCAGAAATGTTTCAGAAACACCCACTGTTAGAGCTGAAAGGAAAGAGCTAAGAGGCCCTGAGGTCCATCAAACAGCAGGGCagaaagaaagtgagagaagAACTCAGTCACCAGTGCTGAATGGCCAAACAGAGGATGGGAAGTACTGGGAGCTCCAGGAATCATcatcaaaagaaaagaatgctgAAGAAGATTCTAAGACACAAGAGTTAAGCTCAGAAGGAGGAGATAAGAAACATTCTGAAATTGAAGGAGCAATCAGCCCGGAAGAAGAGGCGAGACACGCTGAAGAAAGCACAGTAGAAGGGCTTGAGAGCAGCAAAAATGCCTCTGCAACAGAAGGGATACCAGGAGCAAGAGAAAGAACACAGGAGTTGACACCACTTGGGAAACagtctggagaaaaaaataagagggtGGCCAAGACTCATTACAAGCCAGTCAAGGAGAATGATTGTTACCAAGGGGAGGATCCTGAGCCAAAAGTCACACAAAATGGTGAGGGGTCTTCTGAAACCCCCAGCAGCCTGACTCCAGAGAGTGGTGAGAGCAGCTTAGAGACAAGTGACCTGCCTGTGCAAGGGGATTCCCAGAGTCAAAAAGATCCTCCCGGAGCATCCGAGCAAGGAAGTCACAATAATAACCCAGACACCCAGAAACAGGTAGCACTAGGTGAGAAAAACAGATTTCAGGAGGCAGTAGTGCTGGCAGTCAGAGAGGATGAGCAGCTCACCCAGGAACAGGTGTGGCCTGTTGGAGAAGAGCACAAGAGCCAGGGCTCAGGGACCAAAGGCCCAGGTCCAGCTGTGGAGCCCGGCGGACACCCAGATAACAATGAAAAGGCCCTGGAGACAGAGTTCCCAGATGCCCTGAGTGCAGGCTTTGCTGACCAGCTTCCTGTAAGGCAGCTTTCTTCAGAGAAAGACAGCAGAAAAGAGCCAAAGGTCCAGGGCTCAAGTACTGAAGAAGAGGAAGACGGAGCACCAGAGGCCCTAGTTAAAAATCTGGATGAGTATAGTTCAGTCTCCCCAAAGGAACCTGCAATGCTGGAGGGGAACGAATGCCCTCAAGAGCTTCTTCTAGCCAAGAACATGCATGATTCTTCAGTCCCTAAATCAGGGCTTAAAGAGAGGATGCAGAGGGACCAAGAGCTCTATTCTGTGGAGAGGGTTGCAGTTCATTCTAGTGCACTGTACAAGTACCTGCAAGAGAAGATACTGCAGCAAATAGACATAACCCAAAAGGAGCATCGAGATCAAGCTCAGACAACCAGTGTATCAAGCCCAGAGCTCCGCAATGACCAGATCAGTGCATTCCTCACCAATGAAATCTCAGATTGTCCTGCCTTTTTCATTGGCAGCCAAGCACTGCAACAGTGCACCAGGGAGCTTCTGCTTGATGAGGATCCTGCCGATGCACAGCTAACAGCAGCTCCCCAGGCCCTGGAAGATAAGCAGGGTCACCCTCAGAGAGAGGAACTAGAACCACAAAGAGAAATAAGCACCCCAACGCAATGA
- the TCHHL1 gene encoding trichohyalin-like protein 1 isoform X1, with protein sequence MPRLLRDVLCVIETFHKYARGNGDEAVLTCRELKQLIQGEFGENLQPPVIHAIDRDLNLQDIDSNDTISFDEFVLAIFSLLNFCYLDIRSSLNSEPRQVSTLGEKPDDMDLQVTSVTGQQKEGPSPTQKKVVIPSVMASSPQLGPKEGGAVEYNRVDPQGDTTTHKLPVKASEHSDPKDQHLEGGEQSQEVAQDVLSRGNSGAQLETKKPTGSAQISSLIKREGQDKEILREGDKPVREQSDTKTREEFIEQEGKLETQNYPLEETRERPSKDQEVAGEKGGKDHSETQELPLQRKDEPRSDYVDLSEQAAAQKPFQTQKSTDPEDDSGTAESQEPEEDASRMLPETKNLAEPEDDSRTSETQEPPVQEKEYEKKDMPVQGYSRNVSETPTVRAERKELRGPEVHQTAGQKESERRTQSPVLNGQTEDGKYWELQESSSKEKNAEEDSKTQELSSEGGDKKHSEIEGAISPEEEARHAEESTVEGLESSKNASATEGIPGARERTQELTPLGKQSGEKNKRVAKTHYKPVKENDCYQGEDPEPKVTQNGEGSSETPSSLTPESGESSLETSDLPVQGDSQSQKDPPGASEQGSHNNNPDTQKQVALGEKNRFQEAVVLAVREDEQLTQEQVWPVGEEHKSQGSGTKGPGPAVEPGGHPDNNEKALETEFPDALSAGFADQLPVRQLSSEKDSRKEPKVQGSSTEEEEDGAPEALVKNLDEYSSVSPKEPAMLEGNECPQELLLAKNMHDSSVPKSGLKERMQRDQELYSVERVAVHSSALYKYLQEKILQQIDITQKEHRDQAQTTSVSSPELRNDQISAFLTNEISDCPAFFIGSQALQQCTRELLLDEDPADAQLTAAPQALEDKQGHPQREELEPQREISTPTQ encoded by the exons ATGCCTCGGCTCCTGAGAGATGTGCTCTGTGTCATCGAGACCTTCCACAAGTATGCCAGGGGGAATGGTGATGAGGCAGTTCTGACCTGCAGAGAGTTGAAACAGCTTATCCAGGGCGAGTTTGGGGAAAATCTTCAG CCTCCTGTCATCCATGCTATAGACAGAGACTTGAATCTTCAGGATATCGACAGCAATGACACCATCAGTTTTGATGAATTTGTTCTTGCAATCTTCAGTCTGTTGAACTTCTGTTATCTTGACATACGATCATCACTAAACTCAGAACCAAGACAAGTGTCTACACTAGGGGAGAAGCCAGATGATATGGATCTTCAAGTAACCAGTGTAACTGGCCAGCAGAAAGAGGGACCTTCACCAACTCAAAAAAAAGTTGTGATTCCTTCAGTAATGGCATCATCACCTCAGCTTGGCCCTAAAGAAGGGGGAGCAGTTGAATATAATAGGGTGGACCCACAGGGAGATACTACAACTCACAAACTGCCAGTAAAAGCATCTGAGCACAGTGACCCAAAGGACCAACACCTGGAAGGAGGTGAACAGAGCCAGGAAGTGGCCCAAGATGTACTGTCAAGAGGAAACAGTGGGGCCCAACTTGAGACAAAGAAGCCAACAGGATCAGCACAGATCAGCAGTCTCATAAAGCGGGAGGGGCAGGATAAAGAGATTCTCAGGGAGGGAGATAAGCCAGTCAGGGAGCAAAGTGACACTAAGACAAGAGAAGAGTTCATAGAACAGGAAGGGAAGTTGGAAACCCAAAATTATCCACTGGAAGAAACAAGAGAGAGGCCATCTAAAGATCAGGAAGTCGCAGGAGAGAAGGGTGGTAAGGACCACTCTGAAACACAAGAACTGCCACTGCAAAGAAAAGATGAGCCCCGTTCAGACTATGTTGACCTGTCAGAACAAGCTGCTGCCCAGAAACCATTTCAGACACAGAAATCTACTGATCCTGAGGATGACAGTGGAACAGCTGAGAGTCAAGAACCAGAAGAGGATGCTAGTAGGATGCTACCTGAGACAAAGAATTTAGCTGAACCTGAGGATGATAGTAGAACATCTGAGACCCAAGAACCACcagtacaagaaaaagaatatgaaaaaaaggacaTGCCAGTCCAAGGTTACAGCAGAAATGTTTCAGAAACACCCACTGTTAGAGCTGAAAGGAAAGAGCTAAGAGGCCCTGAGGTCCATCAAACAGCAGGGCagaaagaaagtgagagaagAACTCAGTCACCAGTGCTGAATGGCCAAACAGAGGATGGGAAGTACTGGGAGCTCCAGGAATCATcatcaaaagaaaagaatgctgAAGAAGATTCTAAGACACAAGAGTTAAGCTCAGAAGGAGGAGATAAGAAACATTCTGAAATTGAAGGAGCAATCAGCCCGGAAGAAGAGGCGAGACACGCTGAAGAAAGCACAGTAGAAGGGCTTGAGAGCAGCAAAAATGCCTCTGCAACAGAAGGGATACCAGGAGCAAGAGAAAGAACACAGGAGTTGACACCACTTGGGAAACagtctggagaaaaaaataagagggtGGCCAAGACTCATTACAAGCCAGTCAAGGAGAATGATTGTTACCAAGGGGAGGATCCTGAGCCAAAAGTCACACAAAATGGTGAGGGGTCTTCTGAAACCCCCAGCAGCCTGACTCCAGAGAGTGGTGAGAGCAGCTTAGAGACAAGTGACCTGCCTGTGCAAGGGGATTCCCAGAGTCAAAAAGATCCTCCCGGAGCATCCGAGCAAGGAAGTCACAATAATAACCCAGACACCCAGAAACAGGTAGCACTAGGTGAGAAAAACAGATTTCAGGAGGCAGTAGTGCTGGCAGTCAGAGAGGATGAGCAGCTCACCCAGGAACAGGTGTGGCCTGTTGGAGAAGAGCACAAGAGCCAGGGCTCAGGGACCAAAGGCCCAGGTCCAGCTGTGGAGCCCGGCGGACACCCAGATAACAATGAAAAGGCCCTGGAGACAGAGTTCCCAGATGCCCTGAGTGCAGGCTTTGCTGACCAGCTTCCTGTAAGGCAGCTTTCTTCAGAGAAAGACAGCAGAAAAGAGCCAAAGGTCCAGGGCTCAAGTACTGAAGAAGAGGAAGACGGAGCACCAGAGGCCCTAGTTAAAAATCTGGATGAGTATAGTTCAGTCTCCCCAAAGGAACCTGCAATGCTGGAGGGGAACGAATGCCCTCAAGAGCTTCTTCTAGCCAAGAACATGCATGATTCTTCAGTCCCTAAATCAGGGCTTAAAGAGAGGATGCAGAGGGACCAAGAGCTCTATTCTGTGGAGAGGGTTGCAGTTCATTCTAGTGCACTGTACAAGTACCTGCAAGAGAAGATACTGCAGCAAATAGACATAACCCAAAAGGAGCATCGAGATCAAGCTCAGACAACCAGTGTATCAAGCCCAGAGCTCCGCAATGACCAGATCAGTGCATTCCTCACCAATGAAATCTCAGATTGTCCTGCCTTTTTCATTGGCAGCCAAGCACTGCAACAGTGCACCAGGGAGCTTCTGCTTGATGAGGATCCTGCCGATGCACAGCTAACAGCAGCTCCCCAGGCCCTGGAAGATAAGCAGGGTCACCCTCAGAGAGAGGAACTAGAACCACAAAGAGAAATAAGCACCCCAACGCAATGA